The nucleotide sequence ATAATATCACATTACAGGTAGTGTTCCTACCTCATCTGACAGATAAGAACATTTAAATAGTGAATAATTTACCCAAGAccaaatattttacaatgtgtccATTGACAACTTCATGCACAGTTCAATACATGTTGGTCAGATTCACTctgctttttctttccctcttctcctcctgctgAGCCCTTCTTcccaatattttttaatttctcccCCATCTTAATAACTCACTGATTTGATTTAGCCATTTTCAAGGCCAACCTtgcatatatgtagtatatagttGAAAACACAATCTGCTGAAAGTTATACACATGAAAATAGACTCACTGCCTGATAAGACATGTCTTTATATGCATGTGACCATCTAAGCAGGAAACTGTTGTGAAATCCCCTTTACTCATCATATCATTTATTTGTAGGTAGACAAGGAACTTGTATATATTTTTGGTGCCTTTCCCTGGAATCTAAGAAGAGGGAGCTCAATGTGTTACcacatcttcttcttcttgacttccttcttcttcaccCGACAGCAGATGGACCAGTCCTCACAGTATCTGATGGCGTATTCGCTAGCCTTGCATTTCATCCTGCAGTGGAGGTGCTCTGAAAAACACTCCTGATTCTCCAGGGAGCTCCTGGCTTTGAAAAGAGGAGACAAATACGTTTCACCGTATTGCTTATTTGGTACTATTTCTTGTGTGTTTGTTcgcagggggggtggggggtggaggaggggtggggggctggttgttatttttttaaaggacttgTTTTTCCTACTTCAAAAAATTGTGCTTGgcacttggtcttcatgtgggtcccttaaCAACTAGAGcatggctgtctctgactctgttgctgcCTTTGGATTCCCtttccctagctgggctgccttgtctgacctcagtgggagaccACGCccttagtcctgctgtgacttcgTGTCTTAGGGCAGGTTGGCACCTATGGGAGGCCTCCCTTTCTccgaggagaaggggaggaggtaatGGGGGAAGGGGACTTGTGAAGATGGAACtaggagaagagggggaagggtgCTGCTGTCagtatataaagtgaataaatacattaatgaaaaaactgtgtctgtctgtctgcctgcctgcctgcctgccacattCGTGTGGATGCCCATGAAGTCCAGCAGAGGATGTTGGACCCCCTGGacccccctggaactggagttacaagtggtggTGAGCCACCTGATGGGTGCTGTGACTCAAACTCAGAACCTTTGCAAAAACAGTGTCTTAggtgctgagtcacctctccagcccctttgtcttttattcttgtttttagttctaatttaattttaaaagctttaccttatgtgtgtgaatattttgcctgcatgcatgtttgcttaccatgtgcatgcctggtgcccacagaggctagaagaataCGTCAGAGCCCCTGAAACTGCAGTTACAGAAGATGGTGACCTGACATGTAGGTTCTGAGACTTGAAGTCAGGTTCTGTGCAAGAGCGGTCAGGGCATCCAACCAtcaagctatctctctagcccccgttagttattatttttgttgtttaaaatagttcatgacttaagaaaaaaataacgAACATTCCCAGAATATAAGAAAGACAACATTAAAAATGAATacgaaagaaaacacaaaaaagttgAACAGAGACGATTTCCTCTGGAAAGGGTAGGTTAATGGGGCAGTCACCGAGAAGGGACagaattatttattatacatttctACCTAtggtggaaaaaaataaaagcaggttAATTCCTGAAGCAAAAGTATTTCAGGTATATTTATAGCAGCTACCTTGTGGGATCAGCCTGTGTGCCTGCCCACAGATGAGTGGTAAAGAAATGGGTCAGGGTATGAAGAAGGACGGGAGGATGTCGTCAGCAGGAACGTAAATGAAGACTGTGTCAAGCAAAGCCTCCGGACCAGAAAGGAGACATTGAATGCTTCCCCTGTGCTCTCTTTGGAGcttgaaacagaatctcactatgcagGCTTGAATGGCTAGGTCCTTATCATGGAGCCCAGGTTATTTCTGAACTCATTCCAATCAGCCCTCCTGTTCCAACCTCCAAAGGGCTGAGATGACAGGCATGTCACCATCCCCAGCCTTGCATGTTCTCTGTCATATGCAGAATCTAGAATAAACAAAAACATCTAAGCAGGGTGGAGACTATCGAATAagtgaagagggaggaagagctgGGTAGGGAGATTCAGGAAATGGAGGATGCGATGCCTGGAGGGAGCCCTGGGGCACGCCCGTTGGAGGTGGCTGAACCTCCTTTTAGTTTAAATGGCTGTTATTCCCTTTGCTTTCCTACTTGCCCTGGCTAGGATTTTTTAGTCCCAGGTTAATGCAAACTGTGAGTTGGCATCTCTGTCTCTGATCTTAAAAGTCTTCAAGTTTTCATGTTGAATATTATGGGCCtgctatatgcatatatactgtGTCACAGTGTACTTTCCTTACACACAGTCTATTGAGAGATTTTACTGTAAAAAGGACCTTTTCTTCATCTACCAATAAGGATTTTGTCCTTCAGTCTGATGTGGCTTATCACACTTATTCATTTGTTCATGTTGAATCCCAAGAATCCTGGGATATATAACAGAATACTACATAGTATTACAACCAAATGAAGCATAGCTGTGCACGGCTTCATAGAGACGACACAGATGCATTTCATGAATGTAGTGTGAGGTAAAATTTTGCAAACACAAAAAGCACATAAACACAGTTCCATTTACATGAAGTCTGGAGCAGAATGACCAGCGACAGCACACAGACAATACGCATGATCAGGGGGCATGCGCTCATCTGTCCTTGCTGCTACAGTACTGTTTTGTCTGGCTGTTCTTCTTCATGATGCCCTACACATAAACATGACCAGGCAAACCGGTCTCCAGCTCCCTAGTAAGGGATTAGTTTGGGGATCTTTCTTGGTGACACAGAGAGGAatgcctttctctccctctgtaaTCACTGAGGATGTGCCACGTATCATACAGAAGTGACAGAGGCTTGTGAGTCACCAGGTAgatgctgggagtcaaactggtgttcccaaccactgagccatctctgcagtccagCACAACAGTTTTCAGTAACAGAATGAATgatgaactgaagcagagacgaACTTGGACATTGTTTGGAGTGGAAGAAGGCAGACCAGAGGGCCATAGGTTATATTGCTGTGTCTATACTGAAGGTCCAGAGTGGGAGAGACTTCTAGGGCatcaggagagggagaaggaagattgTCTGGAATGGAGAGTGGCAGTTGCTGCATAACTTACAAACATACTGAAACTGCCTAAGGGCAAACTTGGAAAGAGTAAATTATCTCTCAATAAAAATATCAAGCAACACCAATGGTCAGGGAAATCTTTAATTGTAGCCAGTGCGCattcaaaaagacaaatcaacaGATGATAATGAAAATCCAGGTATAGGTATTTGTTATATAATACTGGTAGGTTTTTAAACTTAAATTTGGAAGATTAAATTGATTATTTAGCACTTGGTTAATAATTAAGGTGAAACTGTTGTTGATTGCCCGCCAGAACTGGATGGCGAGACCCTGCCAATGCCACAAGCCTTCGTCACAGGACGTAGAACACCAGGCTGAGACAGCGATGAAGCTGCTTCTCACTGGCTCGTCCTCACAGTGTAGAAAGGTGTGCAGGCTTCCAGAGAGGGTTGTCATCAACAGTCCTACTCAGCCATCAGCTCCTGTACAACAATGCAGACTAAGTCTGCCACACAGACAAACAACCACTTTCAAATGAGATTTGATCCGGACTCACAGGAAGGTTGGTCCTGTGAACACATCTGGTGCTGCAAACCTGATCAAAAGCCAGTGGCTGGGGAGGTGGTCATCCCTAGTGGAAGGCTGCTGCTGTTTCACTAACGGACATGACAGACTCATCAATACCCTCTAAATAGCTGCTTAGGTCCACAGGTCAGTGCTGCTGTCAGAGCCTGGcagagaagcttctctctgcACTGGGCTGATATCTGTGGCTGTAAAGATGGTCACAGTACAGAGAGCAAATGAAGTGGGATACCCGTCTGTAAGAGGGACATCTGTATCAATAGCTCCCCTCCTGCCTAGGGCCCAGGGATCATTGTGGAAGGGGGCAAGGATTGTGGTGGGGGATAGGGGGAGGgggtagagggaagggaaaggggagggggagatgaagaaggggaggggaatggagagggagaaggagagggagagagacagagagagagagagagagagaggggaagggagggagggaggagggagagggagactgaaTTCTGGGTCTGACATGATGACCTCCCAGTATCTATGATGACCTGCACAAAATTCCTATGTGGGCCCATCAATATCCTG is from Apodemus sylvaticus chromosome 8, mApoSyl1.1, whole genome shotgun sequence and encodes:
- the LOC127691648 gene encoding beta-defensin 43-like; the protein is MRVLLSILGVLTLLSIVPLARSSLENQECFSEHLHCRMKCKASEYAIRYCEDWSICCRVKKKEVKKKKMW